Proteins co-encoded in one Arachis stenosperma cultivar V10309 chromosome 7, arast.V10309.gnm1.PFL2, whole genome shotgun sequence genomic window:
- the LOC130939571 gene encoding uncharacterized protein LOC130939571: MLAISNEAVAQETFEEEELERLREEEESASSEEAATAKVHVQGTLEEKDERKEAPKLELKALPPTLKYAYLGENESYPVIINSALIQEQEEELLQVLQKHKDAIGWTLADLKEISSAIYMHKILLEDDAKLSIQPQRRLNPVIKEVVQKEVIKLWQGGVIYPISDSPWYMLAFENLKKNLSSAPIITPPDWNLPFELMCDASDFAVGAVLGQRKDNLVHVIYYAGKEFNIEIRDKKGVENKVADHLSRIPCEKGATHDTSVNEFFPDEQLMLVHKAPWFANIANFKATGDLPPGINKHQKRKLINDAKYFIWDEPYLFKKCSDGILRRCISEEEGREVLWNCHSSSFGVDYVSKWVEAVATPTNDNKVVINFLRKNIFSRFGVPRALISDGGSHFCNRPLETVLLRYGVKHKVATPYHPQTSGQTEISNRELKRILEKTLEHKAFWALKILNLDSTTAGEKRGLAATRTRRV, translated from the exons ATGCtggccatctccaac GAGGCTGTAGCGCAAgaaacttttgaggaggaagaACTTGAGAGGTtaagagaagaagaggaatcagCATCAAGCGAAGAGGCTGCGACAGCTAAAGTTCATGTTCAGGGCACACTAGAAGAGAAggatgaaagaaaagaagcacCCAAACTTGAACTAAAGGCACTGCCACCCACTCTCAAGTATGCATATTTAGGAGAGAATGAAAGCTATCCAGTGATCATAAACTCAGCCCTCATCcaagaacaagaggaggaattACTCCAAGTACTGCAAAAGCATAAGGATGCCATTGGATGGACACTTGCTGACTTGAAAGAAATCAGTTCGGCCATATACATGCATAAGATACTTTTGGAAGATGATGCCAAACTTTCCATTCAACCCCAAAGGAGACTGAATCCAGTCATAAAGGAAGTGGTACAGAAGGAAGTCATAAAGCTGTGGCAGGGAGGAGTAATCTACCCAATTTCGGATAGCCCATGG TACATGCTCGCATTTGAAAACTTGAAGAAGAATCTGTCCTCAGCTCCTATCATCAccccacctgattggaacttgccattcgaactgatgtgtgatgcatctgatttcgcagttggggcagtgttaggacaGAGGAAAGATAATTTGGTGCATGTCATATACTATGCCGGCAAG GAATTCAATATTGAGATTAGAGACAAAAAGGGTGTGGAGAACAAGGTAGCAGATCATTTATCCAGGATCCCTTGTGAGAAAGGTGCTACACATGATACAAGTGTGAATGAGTTCTTTCCAGATGAGCAGTTAATGTTGGTTCACAAGGCACCCTGGTTTGCAAACATTGCCAATTTTAAGGCAACTGGTGACTTGCCTCCTGGAATCAACAAACATCAAAAAAGAAAACTCATCAATGATGCTAAATATTTcatttgggatgaaccatatctcttcaagaagTGCTCAGATGGAATCCTTAGGAGGTGCATTTCAGAAGAAGAGGGACGAGAGGTCCTATGGAATTGCCATAGTTCTAGCTTTGGAG tggactatgtatctaagtgggtggaGGCCGTGGCAACCCCAACAAATGACAACAAGGTGGTCATAAACTTTCTTAGAAAgaatatcttcagcagatttggagTTCCACGAGCCCTCATCAGTGACGGAGGGAGTCATTTTTGCAACAGACCATTAGAGACCGTACTCCTAAGGTATGGGGTGAAGCATAAGGTTGCCACACCTTATCATCCCCAAACAAGTGGGCAAACCGAGATATCCAACAGAGAGTTAAAAAGGATCTTGGAAAAGACT CTggagcacaaagccttttgggctcTCAAGATACTAAACCTCGACAGCACTACTGCTGGTGAAAAAAGGGGTCTTGCAGCTACAAGAACTAGAAGAGTTTAG